The Vibrio tubiashii DNA window CAAGAAGGCGTCGCCATGATCAAACAGATTCGTTCGCTGCTTGATAAGGAGAGTCAAAGTACATGATTATAGATACCTCTATCGACCCTGTTGCCGAGTGCTCGATTTTGATTCGCTTTCACAGTGCCCCCAATGATCACCTTTCTTGGGTGATTGGTGAGATTAGTCATTACCTCACCAATCAGCTCGGAGCCTGGGTAATGAATGTGACCCCTTCTTTTGATTCGATACTGGTTGACTACCTTCCACACCGTATATCTATTTTCGAGTTTGTTCCCTACCTAGAAAAATTAGTTACTCAAGCCCTTCTTAACATGCCAGAAGCACATGTTCCTGATGTCATTGAGTTACCAGTCTATTACGATCTCTCGGTAGGCCCTGACCTCAAACAATACTTAGATTCCGGTCAATCTTTAGAGTCTGTCATTAAAGCCCATTCACAAACCGAATACACCGTTGGCGCGATTGGGTTTACCGCAGGGTTCGCATTTCTTTCTGAAGTTGATGAAGCCATAAGGCGACCTAGAAAGCCAACCCCAAGGGTAAAAGTCCCTAAAGGCAGCGTTGCCATTGCTAATAATCAAACTGCAGTCTACCCAAGTGAAACACCTGGCGGCTGGAACATCATTGGCAATTGCCCTGTTGAACTCTATCACCCAACAAGCTCAAAAATTCTACCCTTTACTATTGGCACCAAAATTAAGTTCACAGCGATAAGTGAGAAAGAGTTTTTAGCACTTGGCGGTCAAATCAATGAGGGTTGGCAATGACAATTGAAAACTACATAGAAGTCGTGAAACCCGGTCAGCAGACTCTTATTCAAGATTTTGGTCGCTTTGGTTTAGCCCATTTTGGTATTGCGCAAGGCGGACCAGTTGATGATTACGCCTATAGCTGGGCAAACCATCTGTTGGGTAATACCATTAACATGCCCACGCTTGAGATCACCTTGGGCCAAGCTGAATTTTTGATACACCACTCTTGCGAACTCGCTATCGCCGGTGGTGACTTAAATGCCAAGTTAGATGGTGAAAGTCTTGATAATTGGTCGACATTTCGCGCTTTAAAAGGACAAACGTTAACCTTCGCCCTTCCTCGTAACGGATTGCGTGCCTACCTAGCAATTAAAGGCGGATTTAGTATACCAACACAGTTAGGCAGCGCCTCGACCGTAGAACGAGACCAATTAGGCGGCTTAACACATGGGACGCCGTTACAAAATGGCGACATTTTACCGTTCGACCAACATGCCATATCCTCTAGCAGTGTACAGATGACATTTAGATACAAGCCTGACTATAACTTGCCATTGGAGCTACGCGTTATTGAGGGCTACCAAGTCAATGACTTCTCTCGTGACGCCGTCGATTCGCTCTATACCCAAGAATTTGAAGTGAGCCAGCTCGTCAATCGTATGGGATATCGACTGTCTGGTTCAAAGGTTAAAGCCCCTAAGAAAGAGTATTTGAGTGAAGGGATTGCTCTTGGTTCAATTCAAATCACACCAAGTGGTGAGCCGATCGTGCTGTTAAATGACAGGCAAACCATAGGTGGCTATCCGAAAATAGGCTGTGTAGCTCGCATAGATTTGCCAAGGTTAGCGCAAGCAAAACCAGGACAAAAAGTGAGATTCGTTCGTGGGGATTTATTGGGGCTACAAGACGTCTGGGGTCAATGGGCTCGATTTTTTGGCTATTAGGGCGACAAAGTCGCCCATCTTTAACTTAAACAACCATAGTATTTAGCTAATTGCTCAGGGTAAGCTCTCTCTACTGCGAGTTGTCGTGCTTTTGCTTCTATAATCTCAGCTGATAGGCTCATCATCATCGGATGAAGCGACTCAATATTGATATCTT harbors:
- a CDS encoding 5-oxoprolinase subunit B family protein, which translates into the protein MIIDTSIDPVAECSILIRFHSAPNDHLSWVIGEISHYLTNQLGAWVMNVTPSFDSILVDYLPHRISIFEFVPYLEKLVTQALLNMPEAHVPDVIELPVYYDLSVGPDLKQYLDSGQSLESVIKAHSQTEYTVGAIGFTAGFAFLSEVDEAIRRPRKPTPRVKVPKGSVAIANNQTAVYPSETPGGWNIIGNCPVELYHPTSSKILPFTIGTKIKFTAISEKEFLALGGQINEGWQ
- a CDS encoding biotin-dependent carboxyltransferase family protein; translated protein: MTIENYIEVVKPGQQTLIQDFGRFGLAHFGIAQGGPVDDYAYSWANHLLGNTINMPTLEITLGQAEFLIHHSCELAIAGGDLNAKLDGESLDNWSTFRALKGQTLTFALPRNGLRAYLAIKGGFSIPTQLGSASTVERDQLGGLTHGTPLQNGDILPFDQHAISSSSVQMTFRYKPDYNLPLELRVIEGYQVNDFSRDAVDSLYTQEFEVSQLVNRMGYRLSGSKVKAPKKEYLSEGIALGSIQITPSGEPIVLLNDRQTIGGYPKIGCVARIDLPRLAQAKPGQKVRFVRGDLLGLQDVWGQWARFFGY